One Bos taurus isolate L1 Dominette 01449 registration number 42190680 breed Hereford chromosome 3, ARS-UCD2.0, whole genome shotgun sequence DNA window includes the following coding sequences:
- the OR10AK15 gene encoding olfactory receptor family 10 subfamily AK member 15, producing the protein MWMPPGQNQSWVSEFILRGFSSDPTTNRALFSAFLLLFLSSVLGNGLIITLICLDTHLHTPMYFFLCILSLLDMGCVTTTVPQMLVHLLSRSQTISFAGCWLQMCIFGAVGLTECILFVVMAFDRYVAICYPLRYTVILSWGLCTRLSAGTWACGFFFSLIHTFFTMRLPYCGPNMVNHYFCEGPSVRNLACVDTHVIEMVDSVISVFMVVAPLSLILASYICISQAIFKIKSMQARCKAFSTCASHLTVITFFYAPAIYIYMKPNSRYSPERDKQISLFYNVFSALLNPVVYSLRNKNIKGAFLKVMGKSRVIC; encoded by the coding sequence ATGTGGATGCCTCCAGGGCAGAACCAAAGCTGGGTTTCTGAATTTATCCTGCGTGGCTTCTCCAGTGACCCCACGACCAACAGGGCCCTCTTCAGtgccttccttcttcttttcctcaGCTCAGTCCTTGGCAATGGGCTCATCATCACCCTGATATGCCTGGACACGCATCTCCACactcccatgtacttcttcctctgtaTCCTCTCCCTGCTGGATATGGGCTGTGTCACCACCACTGTGCCCCAGATGCTGGTGCATCTTCTTTCTCGATCTCAGACCATCTCCTTTGCTGGTTGTTGGCTACAAATGTGCATCTTTGGTGCTGTGGGCCTGACTGAGTGCATTTTATTTGTCGTCATGGCCTTTGACCGGTACGTGGCCATCTGCTATCCACTGCGTTATACTGTCATCCTCAGCTGGGGCCTGTGCACACGACTGTCAGCTGGGACCTGGGCCTGTGGTTTCTTCTTCTCTCTGATCCACACTTTTTTCACCATGAGACTGCCATACTGTGGGCCCAACATGGTCAACCACTACTTCTGTGAAGGCCCTTCAGTACGAAATTTGGCTTGCGTGGATACTCATGTCATTGAAATGGTGGATTCGGTCATCAGTGTCTTCATGGTTGTTGCCCCACTCTCACTCATTCTGGCCTCCTACATCTGTATTTCCCAGGCCATTTTCAAGATTAAGTCCATGCAGGCCCGCTGCAAGGCTTTCtccacctgtgcctcccacctGACTGTGATCACATTCTTCTATGCTCCAGCCATCTACATCTACATGAAGCCCAATTCGAGGTATTCCCCTGAGCGAGACAAGCAGATCTCACTCTTTTATAATGTCTTCTCTGCCCTCCTCAACCCTGTGGTCTACAGTCTGAGGAACAAGAACATCAAGGGGGCTTTTCTCAAAGTGATGGGTAAGAGTAGAGTGATCTGTTGA